The sequence ATGTTTGAGTATAAGAAATTTGAACTTTTGATGAGTTACCTGTAATCACTGGTTTTGTGACATCGACAACTGAAATTTTAACTTCAAGTGTTGATTCATTGTTTGCGCTGTCCTTAACCCCAAACACAACTGTATAAGTTCCTAAAATTGACTTATTTGTTGTGTAATTGTCTGATACAACATAAATATTGTTAGTGATGTTACCATCTGTTTCATCAATAGCTGTTAAGTAACCTTGGAAGAAGGATAACGGTTTAGGATCATCAACTGAAGTAACAAATGTTTCTTGCCCACTAATAACTGGGCGTAAGTTTGATGAAATCATAATTGCATATACAGCGTATGGATTTGAAATTTCTGTTGCAAAATCATCAATATATGTTGAAAGTCCACCCGAATATTTAACGCCATCTAAGTAAATATCAATTTTAGTTCCGTCATAATTGATGTGAACTCTATTTACTGAACCAGTTCCGGTGATTGTAATTGGTTGATTTGCTGCGCCTTTAATCTCGAGACCATAGTCAATATTTGGATTAGTAAAAGAATCAGCATAATCATCAATTAGACCTATTAATCCACCAGGATATGCTACACCATCTAAATAAACAGTGTAGCCATAATTTCCGTTACCATCATAATCAATAATAAAGTTAGTATATGATTCCCCATTTATTGTTATTTCTGAAGCACTATTAGCAGCAAATGTTTTTTGCGTGGTTAATGCCACCCCAATTAGTGAACAAAATACCATTAATAAACTTAGTAATTTTTTATTCATATAAATCCCTACTTTCTAATTTTATAAATTAAATAAACTTAAATACTCTAAAACTTTGCTTGTTGGAATTGCATAACTTTGAACTAAATCCCCATTTAGATCTAGCGCAGCTGCAACATTAATCCCAACAAGTTTCCCAGAAGCATCAAACAAGCCACCACCACTATTTCCATGTGTGATTGATACGTTATGACTAATCACCTGGAACGGAAAATTCTCGATATTTACCATGTTTTGATAGTAACCATTAGTTATTGACCTAGTGCCGTTTGGATAGCCCACAGCAGTCAATAAAACAGTTGAATTTAATGGATTTGTTCTTACATCTGGAATCACAAATTCACTAGCTAGTTTTTCAAACTTTATTAAACCTAAATCATAAATTTCTGAAATTAATTGTTGTGCCTGGTTTAATGAAATCTTTGATGCTTGGTATTGATTGCCCAGATAATCATATAGATCTAGTGCAACAGTTTCATAATTATCTTTATCTAAAACGTGATAGTTGGTTATTGCATAATAGTAAGTTTCATCTTCATGAATAACAACAGCGCTTGCTGTCTTATTTAACATTTGATTGTTTCCTTGTAATGTATGCACAAGCTTTAGAACTGACCTTGAACTGTCGGCACTATTTTCAATTGGACTATGATTTATTGGTTCATCTGGTATCACAGCTTGTGTAGGCGTGAAGTCATATAAACATACAAAGAGTAATAAACCAAATGCACCTAAGAGAAGTATTAATTTCTTTAACATAAGATGAACTCCTTTCTTAGATAACACTTAAAGGCCATTGATTAAAACCAACGGCCTACAGTATTAAATTATTTAGACTTAACTACGAAATAACCACCCACACCAAGAACAGCGATAATTAATGCGTATAATCCAACATACTGTTCAAAGTGACTGCGTAGATCAACAAACCATTCGATGAATTTCATCAATGACTCAGGAGTCTCTGCAGAAGTTGGAATCTGTGGCACAAGCATCATCATGAATAGGAAAATCCCTACAATGATTAAAACAGCTAATAAAATTTTATTAGTTGCTAAACTCTTACGTTTTGCCATGATTAAAGTTCCTTTCATAAGTATTTGATACTAGGTATCATGCTTTAAAGGTAACTTTAAAAAAACTAACTTTCAAATTAGCTGACCAACTTTTATTTAAAAAATAGTACAACATTACATGAAAGGGGGAAAAATATGGAAAAAGATATAAAAGATTTAATTAAATTTGGCATTAATTATAACTACAAAGATTGTTACTTGAAAATAACTTACTCTGATCAGGTTCATAAACATAATGAAATAACAATTCCTTACAATGAATTAAAACTATAGAAAGAGATGATGGATCTCTTTTTTGCACTAAAATTGCAATTAAACCAAGTCCAAGCATAATTTTAAGAATACATGGGGTGACACCTAGGGTGTGGGAACGGTAGAGGGGTAAAACCCCTAAGTGTCCCACGCTTTTTCTTTTCGGCCAGTAAGTGCGTGAACGAAGTGAACATAAGGCGGCCAAAAGTCATTCAGTGGTTAGTTGTAAGTTATGATGTATATTTAAAGAATGACTTTTTCACTGAGCGCACTTCCTTTCTTGTTTTAAAACGAATTCAAGGGCTTGCCCTTAGAATTCATTTAATTATTAAACTATTTTATTTAACTCATATATATATATGTCCCATTTTTAGAAATATATGACATATAAATCTCTTTTTTATACTGATTGTTCCATTTTTGGACTAATATTGATGAAAAATAAAACACCCAGATTTTCGAGTGTTAATCAATCGCTATTTTTCTCTTATTTGTAGTTGAATTTGCTATTTTTAAAGACTTTTTTAGTCGTTTGAAGTCTTATATATAACGCTAAACAACCCTTAAAATAAGGGTTTATTTTATGCTATTAAAGATTCTATCAATGGCATCACTTTCTGCTCTAGTTGGTTCTTTATATAAGAATTTAATGAAGTTAGCACGTTTATCAATAACTTCTTGATTGTGCTGTCTTTGTTTAGAAACATAGTGATCTAAAAGCACTAATGTATAGATACAAGCTTCAACTTTATTAGCTTCAATTAATCCAGTTTCTGTGAATTGTTTTAATAAGTAATACATAGTTGATTTTGATAAGCCAAAAGAACTGCTTAAATCTTTAGCAGTTGTTTCAACAGTTCTATTAGCTCTTTGCTGAGATAAACGAGTTAATTTACCTAATACGATACGTGCATTAGCCGAAAATGTCTTTTGTTTATTTTGTTTAGTTGTTACATATTTATTTTGAAGCATATCTGTTGTAATAAATGCTTCAGATGAACTTTCAGTTGTTGCATCTAGGTTATAGTTAAGGTTGTAATATGAAACGCCATACTTAGTTGCCACAGTAGTAACTAGACCTAATTTCTCTAGCTCATTAATTGATCTATAAAATTGAGTTCTTGAGATACCTAAAGTCTTATAAACTTCTTCCTTAGATTTCTTCATTTTAACTGGATGATTGTGTTTGTGGAATGATTTTCTAATTGGTCTAGGAACTAAAAAGAATAAGCCTGAATAGAGTAAAATACTAGATTCTGATGCATCTAGTGATAATAAGTATTTATCGAACTTTAAAGCTACGCCTTTACGTGCGCTCATCACTTTATTAAGTTCTAATTTAGTTAACTTATCCAGTGTATGACTCATTCTTATTCCCTTTCATTATTCTTTAGATTTTTAAAATAAATCCCTTTTAAAATTTACTTTAAGAATCTACCTGGTAGAGAGAGTTACCAGGTAAACTCATTTTTCTCTTTCTATGTAGCGTTTTTTTATTTTAATGCACCCATAATGTGGTTTGCGTAACTTATTATCATTAACAATTTCACCTATTGTTTTTTATATATTTCAACATTTTATCCATCATATCTGGTAACTTTCATTTTTTTATTAGTAATCTTATTAATGACTGTTTGACCAATATAAATTGGATCTTTATTATCTAGCCATTTAATGGCTTCTTCCCTACTGTCGAAAAATTCAGTCCATGCATCGCCAGTTGTATTATCGCAAGCTACGTAGCCTTTTCCATCACGTGCATAAAACTTTCCAATAGGCTCATACTTTCCAGTATCATCATTGAGTGAGATTATATCACTGATAAAAGTTGCAGTGACAAATTGCTTTTTCATTTCCCTTATTCCTCCATGTGAATCTATTTTAAATTCTGGATATGGTTGACTAAGACTCACATGGAGGCGAATCGATTATTCAACCACATCCAGAATCCACTTAGCGATAGGAGTTACTAAGTAGATCCATAAGGGGAAAGAAGAATAACAAGAATGCATAACACAAAGAGTCTATTAACTTCTTGGTATGCTACCACACATACTTTTAAATTTAATAGACTCTTTCTATCATTGTGGTAGATATGAATTTTTTTTGATTTGATAAAGTCTTTTTTCGTATTCTATGCGATACACGATTTTATTAACTTTCCATTTTTTATAATTAAGAATTTCAATAAAGAATTTAATAGCATTTTCTTTAGAGTTAAGTTGTTTTTGAACAAACTTAAATTTTCTATAATCACCAAGTTTATTAACTTCAAGTTCTGCATTTAACTTTTCAATAATACATTCAAACATTAATAACACTCCTTGAAATAAATAAAAATACACATCAGATGATGTGCATTATATTCATTGGACTCCAAAACCGTTTGTATGGGTTCGAATCCTGTTGCCCCCGCCATTATATTATTAACGAGAGCTGCAATATAATGCAGCTATATTTTGAGACTTAATGACCGTTTTAAATTGTCATTTCATCTTTATGATAAATCAAAACTGTCGTGATGTCAATGTATTTGATAAATTAAATTTGTCAAAAGAAAACGGAGGTTATCTATGGAATTACCTAAACTGAAGGAATTTAGAGAGGCCGCTAAGTTAAGTCAACGAGATATTGCTAAATTACTAGATATGACACAAGCAAACTATTGGGCTTTGGAGAAAGGCAAATCAATAGCTAATGCAAAGCAAATCCTACAATTATGTGATTTGTTCAAATGCACTCCAAATGATTTATTTGGAATTCGCGGAATATATGAAGTCGCAACTAAAGGATGGGATGATGATGAAGCGTAATCTTTCCTTAAGAATCCGCCAAACTCAACTACTTAAATTTAAACCCAAACCAACTAATGTTTTTCCTATTCAAAGTTATGATGATTATGTATATCATCAATTTTTGAATACTAAAGATATAGAATACTTTTCTAACGAAAAAAACTTCATTCACATATTAGAAAACTTTTCACTAAATTTAACTATCTATAATAAAAAAAATGCAATAGATTTTTTCATGGAATATTATTATGGATCAATATTGCCTATTGAACCAGGAATTATGAACTGTGTCCTTTTCTATACTCTTATGAGTAAAAATGGTCATTTCACAAATAAAACTTATTTAAGTAAAGTAATAGAAAATTGGTATAGTATTGGAATTGATACAACAGTCAAAGCCTATTTCCACATGATGTATGAAATCAGTTATAAAAAGAATAAATCATTACACCTTAACTCACTTAGATATTTTAGATCTAAATATAATTATTCATCTATGGATGTTGCAAATTTTTTAAATGTTCCTGAGTCAGTTTATCTTCAAATGGAAAGGAATACGCTTCCGTTGAACTCCACACAAATAATCAACCTATGTAACTTGTTTAAATGCTCAGCCGATGATTTGCTTTTCTATTCAAAGATATTTGAAAAAATTACAGTTAATTGGGATGTTTAATTTTAATCAATTAAAAACTTATCTTTGTAATCTGACATAATTTTACTTTGTCTGATATGTATATACCTGTCTAACGACTTCCCATCACTATGTCCAGTCATTCTTTGCAAGGTCTTTCTATCAACACCAGAGTCAATCATTATTGTTGCAAAACTGTGCCTAAACATATGTGCATGAAATTTTTCAAAATTAAATTTTCTTTTGTATTTCCTCATCAAATTTTCTAAATCTGATTTAGTCATTTGTTTATTTGTATTTGGATTTACAAATAAATATTTATCAGTATTCATTTTACACAGCTCTTGAATAATTGGAGCTGTTTTTTCTTTAAACGGAACAATTCTATCTTCAAATGTTTTTGTTTTTGTAAATTTAATTAAATTATATTCGAAATCAATATTCTTCTTTTCAATATTAATAAGCTCTGTTCTTCTACAGCCCGTTTCCATTAAAATTAAAAACACTGCAGCTTCATATATATTTCTCTCGGTCATAGGTAAAGAATAGAAATATTTTCTCATTCTCCTTATATCAGCAAGCTCAATATAATCATATGTAACTAATCTCTGTTTTAGTTTAGGTATTCTTTGCAAATATTCAAATTCTATTCCAAACGCCCTATAACATCTCTGAAGATTTCCTATTCTCATGTTTATAGTTCTATTGCTACAAACTTCTTTCATTTCAAAAATATATTTTGTAAGTTTTGATTCTGTTAGATCTTCAACATTAATAACTTCATTTTTTTCGCACCAAGATACTAGATGTTGATAGTGTGACTTATAGTGTTCATATGTTCCTTTAGATAGTTCTAAAGCAATTTTATTCAAATGTTTTTCAGTTAATTCTTTGATTGTCATTCTTCTTTTCCTTTCATATTAGAAAGGTTGCGCAACCAGTTATAATTGATATATCAGCCATATTAACAGCATTTTATGTCACTTTTCAAGTGAAGTTATAAAATATCAATTACACAGAAAAAAACAACAATAAAGATAACGGCATATATATAAGAATATATATATGCCATTTTTTATTTTGTCTTATCCTTTTCTTTCTTCAATGCTGCTAGAGTATCTTTAAGCTTAATTTTATCTGCTTCAAGTTTTGCATTTTCTTCCTTGATTTCTTCAAGTTTGTTTTTATTCGCAAAATACTCTTTTCTCATGGCTTCAAACTGGTTTTGCAAATCCTTATAACTTTCCCATTCAACCCCTTTTTGAATTTGGATTTGTTCAAGTTCTTTTCGTTTATCATCAAGTTCTCGATCTAAAGCTTGTTTCTTTCTGATAGGAATAAATAACCCCCACCAAAATAATGCATAACATGAAACGAGAATTACAACAATTATTAAGATTTGAATAAATGAATATATTAAGTCAGTGTTCATTATGGTTTTGCCTCCAGTTTTAGAATAGGTTTATTTTCAAAGTCTTTTTTCATGTTAAGTGGGTTGAAGTATCTCATTTCTTCCTGGAGTGTATTCTCATAGAACCAAACACGTTTATTGGTAAGTTCATATTCGCCACTGCCTTTAGGTGTAACTTTAAATGATTTAATTCGCCAACCCTTAATAACAAATCTATATTTACCAGTTTCTAACCAATACTTATAATCAAATCCCTTTTTAACTTTTGGTTCATGATACCAATTTAATAATTGCATCAATTGAATATCTCCTTTTGGAAGTTGTGAAATGAAGTAGAACAAGTCAATTCCTTGATGGCGCTGTGTTCCTAATGCACCAATTAATGGTAAAAATTCATTGTTATATTTTGATTCTTTGTTATTTCTTTGGTTATATTGTGTAAGCATTTCTTCATAAACAATGAAGTTAAATTTCTTGGTATCAATTGCATATTTTTGTTCGCCATCAATGAATAGATCAGAAGGCTT comes from Acholeplasma hippikon and encodes:
- a CDS encoding tyrosine-type recombinase/integrase, with product MTIKELTEKHLNKIALELSKGTYEHYKSHYQHLVSWCEKNEVINVEDLTESKLTKYIFEMKEVCSNRTINMRIGNLQRCYRAFGIEFEYLQRIPKLKQRLVTYDYIELADIRRMRKYFYSLPMTERNIYEAAVFLILMETGCRRTELINIEKKNIDFEYNLIKFTKTKTFEDRIVPFKEKTAPIIQELCKMNTDKYLFVNPNTNKQMTKSDLENLMRKYKRKFNFEKFHAHMFRHSFATIMIDSGVDRKTLQRMTGHSDGKSLDRYIHIRQSKIMSDYKDKFLID
- a CDS encoding S1 family peptidase, with protein sequence MLKKLILLLGAFGLLLFVCLYDFTPTQAVIPDEPINHSPIENSADSSRSVLKLVHTLQGNNQMLNKTASAVVIHEDETYYYAITNYHVLDKDNYETVALDLYDYLGNQYQASKISLNQAQQLISEIYDLGLIKFEKLASEFVIPDVRTNPLNSTVLLTAVGYPNGTRSITNGYYQNMVNIENFPFQVISHNVSITHGNSGGGLFDASGKLVGINVAAALDLNGDLVQSYAIPTSKVLEYLSLFNL
- a CDS encoding DnaD domain protein, with translation MMKRNLSLRIRQTQLLKFKPKPTNVFPIQSYDDYVYHQFLNTKDIEYFSNEKNFIHILENFSLNLTIYNKKNAIDFFMEYYYGSILPIEPGIMNCVLFYTLMSKNGHFTNKTYLSKVIENWYSIGIDTTVKAYFHMMYEISYKKNKSLHLNSLRYFRSKYNYSSMDVANFLNVPESVYLQMERNTLPLNSTQIINLCNLFKCSADDLLFYSKIFEKITVNWDV
- a CDS encoding helix-turn-helix transcriptional regulator, giving the protein MELPKLKEFREAAKLSQRDIAKLLDMTQANYWALEKGKSIANAKQILQLCDLFKCTPNDLFGIRGIYEVATKGWDDDEA